The Christiangramia flava JLT2011 genome has a segment encoding these proteins:
- a CDS encoding methionine aminotransferase translates to MGALQFESKLPKNEVSIFTVMSEMATQHQAINLSQGFPNFETDKKLKKLVNKAMKNGYNQYPPANGVIALREAISHKIEALHDTFYDPISEITVTSGATEALYCAITAFVHPGDEVIVLKPAYDTYEPTVELSGGKVVPIQLKGAGYELDWQEVEQAITSRTRMIIINTPHNPTGKVFSEEDMLKLELLLKDTAILLLSDEVYEHLIFDEKVHQSASKFPNLAERAIVCASFGKTFHNTGWKTGYCVAPAELMKEIRKIHEMTTFSVNHPMQRAYSEYLKDERTYLDLPNFYQQKRDLFLNLIKSSKFSYTPSEGTYFQLLDFSAITRERDTEFAKRLITEHNLASIPVSVFNLDQKDHHQLRFCFAKTDETLERAAEILCTL, encoded by the coding sequence ATGGGAGCACTGCAATTCGAGTCAAAATTGCCAAAAAACGAGGTTAGTATTTTCACCGTCATGAGCGAAATGGCCACACAACACCAGGCCATCAATTTATCACAGGGATTTCCAAATTTTGAAACCGATAAGAAATTGAAGAAACTAGTCAATAAAGCCATGAAGAATGGCTATAACCAGTACCCTCCAGCCAACGGTGTGATCGCTCTTCGGGAAGCCATTAGTCACAAAATCGAAGCACTTCACGACACCTTTTACGACCCCATCTCTGAAATCACCGTTACTTCGGGCGCCACCGAAGCGCTTTACTGCGCCATAACCGCCTTTGTTCACCCGGGAGATGAAGTGATCGTGCTCAAACCTGCCTACGACACTTATGAACCAACCGTAGAGCTCAGCGGCGGAAAAGTGGTTCCAATTCAGCTTAAAGGAGCTGGATACGAATTAGACTGGCAGGAAGTGGAACAGGCAATTACCTCCAGAACCAGGATGATCATCATCAATACTCCGCACAATCCCACGGGGAAAGTCTTTTCGGAGGAGGATATGCTAAAACTCGAATTGCTACTGAAGGATACGGCTATTTTGCTGCTGAGTGATGAAGTTTATGAACACCTTATTTTCGACGAAAAAGTGCATCAAAGCGCCAGCAAATTCCCAAATCTTGCAGAACGGGCGATTGTTTGCGCTTCCTTCGGAAAAACATTTCATAACACCGGCTGGAAAACCGGATATTGCGTCGCTCCTGCGGAATTGATGAAAGAGATCCGGAAAATTCATGAAATGACCACGTTTTCGGTCAACCATCCTATGCAGCGCGCGTATAGCGAATACCTGAAAGATGAACGAACGTACCTGGATCTACCGAATTTCTATCAGCAGAAACGAGATCTTTTCCTGAACCTCATCAAATCTTCCAAATTCAGCTACACACCAAGTGAAGGCACCTATTTCCAACTTCTTGATTTTTCGGCAATCACCAGGGAACGAGATACGGAATTTGCCAAAAGGCTGATCACCGAGCACAACCTGGCTTCCATCCCGGTTTCCGTTTTCAATTTAGATCAGAAAGATCATCACCAACTGCGGTTTTGTTTCGCGAAAACTGACGAAACGCTGGAGAGAGCTGCCGAAATTCTGTGTACCTTGTAA
- a CDS encoding dihydrolipoyl dehydrogenase family protein: MGFEHFDVFVIGTGTAGKSVARECVESGKKVAIADNREFGGTCANRGCDPKKVLVGLTEILDRAAKMKGNGIAKLPEWSWSELLQFKKKFTSAVPAATEKKFQKLGLKMYHQSPKFLDETTLSVEGKTVTADKIVIATGNRPLELKIPGREFPINSDDFMELEELPESMIFIGAGYIGMEFAHIAARCGVDVTVIDGASRPLSNFDEDMVAYLQRASEDIGIKFVFNAKVTEVEQLRKNFRVHANGKNGEKIELDARLIVNAAGRVPSIDELELEKGNVAFSGKGIEVNENLQSTTNPNVYACGDVSASEGLPLTPLSSQEARIVTANILNLERNKIAHYPPQPSVVFTLPNLASVGLHEKEAREKGYDIQVEQKNVPGWFNAKRINSSYYAYKTIVDKKTGLVLGAHLIGDDASEMINMFVMAICGKLDCRTLKGMIFSYPSWASDIKAMV; encoded by the coding sequence ATGGGATTTGAACATTTTGATGTTTTTGTAATTGGAACCGGAACAGCCGGTAAAAGTGTAGCCAGAGAATGCGTGGAAAGCGGCAAAAAAGTTGCGATCGCCGATAACCGGGAATTTGGAGGAACCTGTGCCAATCGGGGATGTGATCCTAAAAAAGTACTGGTAGGGCTGACTGAGATTCTCGATCGTGCCGCTAAAATGAAAGGGAACGGGATCGCGAAGCTGCCTGAATGGAGCTGGTCTGAACTCTTGCAGTTCAAGAAGAAATTCACCAGCGCGGTACCAGCAGCCACCGAAAAAAAGTTTCAAAAACTTGGTCTTAAAATGTACCATCAGTCGCCCAAATTTCTGGATGAAACAACACTTTCAGTAGAAGGGAAAACGGTCACTGCCGATAAGATCGTGATTGCAACGGGAAATAGACCGCTGGAGTTAAAAATCCCGGGCAGGGAATTTCCCATTAACAGCGATGATTTTATGGAACTGGAAGAGCTTCCGGAAAGCATGATCTTCATTGGAGCCGGATATATTGGGATGGAATTTGCCCATATCGCAGCACGCTGTGGGGTAGACGTGACGGTGATCGATGGCGCGTCCCGGCCGCTTAGCAATTTTGATGAGGATATGGTGGCTTATTTGCAGCGGGCTTCCGAAGATATCGGGATCAAATTCGTATTCAACGCGAAGGTCACTGAAGTGGAACAGCTTCGGAAAAATTTCCGGGTTCACGCCAACGGAAAAAATGGTGAAAAGATCGAACTGGATGCGCGATTGATCGTAAACGCCGCAGGTAGAGTGCCTTCAATCGATGAATTGGAACTGGAAAAAGGAAACGTGGCCTTTTCAGGAAAAGGGATCGAGGTGAACGAAAATCTTCAAAGTACTACCAACCCGAACGTGTATGCCTGTGGAGATGTATCGGCTAGTGAAGGATTACCGCTCACACCGCTTTCCTCGCAAGAAGCGCGGATTGTAACCGCAAATATCCTGAATCTGGAACGAAATAAAATTGCTCATTACCCGCCTCAACCATCGGTTGTTTTCACCCTGCCTAATCTTGCTTCCGTGGGATTACATGAAAAAGAGGCACGGGAAAAAGGCTATGACATTCAGGTTGAACAGAAGAATGTCCCTGGCTGGTTCAATGCAAAACGCATTAATTCCAGTTATTACGCGTATAAAACGATCGTGGATAAGAAAACCGGACTCGTTTTAGGCGCACACCTTATTGGAGATGATGCTTCAGAAATGATCAATATGTTCGTGATGGCCATCTGCGGAAAACTGGATTGCCGCACCCTTAAGGGGATGATCTTCTCTTATCCCAGCTGGGCCAGTGACATCAAGGCGATGGTTTAG
- the mfd gene encoding transcription-repair coupling factor has protein sequence MSTNLIAKNFAQSPLQQELREAIANSEKMQLKGLVGSALSFVVADAFSQAENPFLLIFNDKEEAAYYLNDLEQLIGDKQVLFYPGSYRRPYQIEETDNANVLLRAEVLNRLNSRKKPAIIVTYPEALFEKVVTKKELDRSTLKISVGDELSIDFVNEMLFEYQFKRVDFVTEPGEFSVRGGIIDVFSFSHDEPYRVEFFGDEIDSIRTFDVETQLSTDKKKKITVMPNVENKHLDEIRESFLKYISDKTIVFLRNLDLLSAQTDKLFAKAEDAFKELSENVKHSAPKELFCNAELIKKELLNFTTAELGNQAFLNPKKILEFHTKPQPSFNKQFELLIENLLENQRNGYTNYICCVSEQQAKRFHDIFEDQKEKVEYQTPVFSMYQGFIDEDSKTIVYSDHQIFERYHKFHLKNGYAKKQAITLKELTNLEVGDYVTHIDHGIGKFGGLQKIDVEGKKQEAIKLIYGERDILYLSIHSLHKISKYNGKDGKAPKIYKLGSNAWKNLKKKTKARVKHIAYDLIKLYAKRRLEKGFQYGPDSYLQHELEASFIYEDTPDQSSATEAVKKDMESLQPMDRLVCGDVGFGKTEVAIRAAFKAVDNGKQVAVLVPTTILAFQHHQTFTERLKDFPVRIDYLNRFRTAKEKRETLQDLADGKVDIIIGTHQLVNKTVKFKDLGLLIVDEEQKFGVAVKDKLKTIRENVDTLTLTATPIPRTLQFSLMAARDLSTITTPPPNRYPIETNVIRFSEETIRDAVSYEIQRGGQVFFIHNRVENIKEVAGMIQRLVPDAKIGVGHGQMDGKKLEKLMLSFINGEFDVLVSTTIVESGLDVSNANTIFINNANNFGLSDLHQMRGRVGRSNKKAFCYFITPPYSAMTEDARKRITALEQFSELGSGFNIAMKDLEIRGAGDLLGGEQSGFINEIGFDTYQKILNEAIEELKENEFRELYSDQENLETKEFVKDTQIDSDFELLFPDDYINNISERLNLYTKLNELKTENELQQFEAELVDRFGELPTQATDLLNSVRIKWIAAHLGLEKIIMKKGKFVGYFIADQNSRFYQTKNFTKILQYVQTHSHTCKMKEKQTRNGLRLLLTFEKITSVERALKVLQPLDFRNIEEPASA, from the coding sequence ATGAGTACAAATCTTATCGCGAAGAACTTTGCACAATCCCCGCTTCAGCAGGAATTGCGGGAAGCTATTGCCAATTCTGAAAAAATGCAGCTGAAAGGTCTTGTGGGATCTGCCCTTTCATTTGTGGTTGCTGATGCCTTTTCACAGGCAGAAAATCCGTTTTTACTGATTTTTAATGACAAGGAAGAGGCCGCTTACTACCTAAATGACCTGGAACAACTAATTGGAGACAAACAGGTTCTCTTCTATCCTGGCAGCTATCGCCGCCCTTACCAGATCGAGGAGACAGACAATGCCAATGTGTTGCTTCGCGCCGAAGTACTCAACCGCCTGAATTCCCGGAAAAAGCCGGCGATCATCGTTACGTACCCGGAAGCACTTTTTGAAAAAGTGGTTACCAAAAAAGAACTGGATCGCAGCACCCTGAAAATTTCCGTGGGAGATGAACTTTCTATCGATTTTGTCAATGAAATGCTTTTCGAATACCAGTTCAAACGGGTCGATTTTGTCACGGAACCCGGTGAGTTTTCGGTTCGGGGTGGTATAATAGACGTTTTTTCTTTTAGCCATGACGAACCCTATCGCGTTGAATTCTTTGGGGACGAGATCGACAGCATTCGTACTTTCGATGTGGAAACCCAGCTTTCAACTGATAAAAAGAAAAAAATCACGGTGATGCCAAATGTGGAAAACAAGCATTTGGACGAAATTCGCGAAAGCTTCCTAAAGTATATTTCAGATAAAACCATAGTTTTTCTCCGTAACCTGGACCTGCTTTCCGCACAAACCGATAAGCTGTTCGCCAAGGCAGAAGATGCGTTTAAAGAACTTTCAGAAAACGTCAAACACAGCGCACCAAAAGAACTTTTTTGCAACGCGGAACTGATCAAGAAGGAATTGCTCAACTTTACAACGGCAGAACTCGGGAACCAGGCTTTCCTTAACCCCAAAAAGATCCTGGAATTTCATACCAAACCACAACCTTCTTTTAATAAACAGTTTGAACTGCTCATTGAAAACCTGCTGGAAAACCAACGTAACGGCTATACCAATTACATTTGCTGCGTTAGCGAACAGCAGGCCAAACGTTTTCATGACATTTTCGAAGATCAGAAAGAAAAAGTGGAATATCAAACCCCTGTTTTTTCTATGTACCAGGGTTTTATTGATGAAGATTCCAAAACCATTGTTTACTCAGATCACCAGATATTTGAGCGTTATCACAAATTTCACCTGAAAAATGGCTACGCTAAAAAACAGGCAATTACACTGAAAGAGCTTACGAACCTCGAAGTAGGCGATTATGTCACACATATTGACCACGGAATTGGCAAATTTGGCGGGCTTCAGAAAATTGATGTGGAAGGCAAAAAACAGGAAGCCATCAAACTCATCTACGGTGAACGCGATATCCTGTACCTGAGCATTCATTCGCTACACAAGATTTCAAAATATAACGGGAAAGACGGGAAAGCGCCTAAGATCTATAAACTGGGCAGCAACGCCTGGAAAAACCTGAAAAAGAAAACCAAGGCCCGCGTCAAGCATATCGCCTACGACCTTATAAAGCTATACGCCAAGAGAAGGCTGGAAAAAGGTTTTCAGTATGGGCCCGATTCCTATTTACAGCACGAACTCGAAGCTTCCTTTATTTACGAGGACACGCCAGACCAAAGCTCGGCTACGGAAGCGGTCAAAAAGGATATGGAATCTTTGCAACCTATGGACCGGCTGGTTTGTGGAGATGTAGGCTTCGGAAAAACAGAAGTGGCCATCAGGGCTGCTTTCAAAGCTGTTGATAATGGCAAGCAGGTAGCCGTCCTGGTTCCTACTACAATTCTCGCCTTTCAGCATCATCAAACTTTCACCGAAAGACTGAAGGATTTCCCGGTACGAATTGATTACCTGAACCGTTTTCGAACTGCCAAGGAAAAAAGAGAGACCCTGCAGGACCTTGCTGACGGAAAAGTGGATATTATCATCGGGACCCACCAACTGGTAAACAAAACAGTAAAATTCAAAGATCTTGGGCTGCTCATTGTTGATGAGGAACAAAAATTTGGCGTTGCCGTAAAAGATAAGCTGAAAACGATTCGGGAGAATGTAGATACGCTTACCCTTACCGCCACACCAATTCCAAGAACCCTGCAATTCAGCCTGATGGCCGCTCGTGACCTATCTACGATCACGACCCCGCCTCCCAACCGCTACCCTATTGAAACCAATGTTATCCGTTTTTCGGAAGAAACTATTCGCGACGCGGTGAGTTACGAGATTCAGCGTGGCGGGCAGGTTTTTTTCATTCACAATCGCGTGGAAAACATCAAGGAAGTGGCCGGGATGATCCAGAGACTGGTTCCGGATGCCAAAATTGGCGTGGGACATGGCCAAATGGATGGGAAAAAACTGGAAAAACTGATGTTGAGCTTCATCAACGGGGAATTTGACGTGCTGGTTTCCACCACGATCGTAGAGAGTGGCCTGGACGTATCCAACGCCAATACCATTTTCATTAATAACGCTAATAATTTCGGGCTGTCTGATCTTCACCAGATGCGTGGTAGAGTTGGCCGAAGCAATAAAAAGGCGTTCTGCTACTTCATCACTCCGCCTTATTCGGCAATGACCGAAGATGCCCGTAAACGCATCACCGCCCTGGAACAGTTTTCAGAATTGGGAAGCGGTTTCAATATCGCTATGAAAGACCTTGAAATTCGCGGTGCAGGCGATCTTTTAGGAGGTGAACAAAGTGGGTTTATCAACGAAATTGGGTTCGACACTTATCAAAAGATCCTGAACGAGGCCATCGAAGAGCTAAAAGAAAATGAATTCCGCGAATTGTATAGTGATCAGGAAAACCTGGAAACCAAGGAATTTGTAAAAGACACGCAGATCGATTCCGATTTTGAGCTATTGTTCCCAGATGACTACATCAATAATATTTCAGAACGACTGAATCTTTACACCAAATTGAATGAGTTAAAGACCGAAAATGAATTGCAGCAATTTGAAGCTGAACTGGTAGACCGATTTGGAGAATTGCCAACGCAGGCCACCGATCTTTTGAATAGTGTTCGTATCAAATGGATCGCCGCGCATTTAGGCCTGGAGAAAATCATCATGAAAAAAGGCAAATTTGTAGGTTATTTCATTGCAGATCAAAATTCCAGATTTTACCAGACAAAAAATTTCACGAAGATCCTGCAGTATGTACAAACCCATTCGCATACCTGCAAAATGAAGGAAAAACAAACCAGAAATGGTCTTCGGTTATTGCTGACTTTTGAAAAGATCACATCGGTAGAAAGAGCATTAAAAGTGCTGCAACCGCTGGATTTCAGAAATATTGAAGAGCCCGCAAGCGCTTAA
- a CDS encoding DUF5689 domain-containing protein encodes MKNFLALSLLLLLNSCVTTDDYDLPDLTIIEPEFTGNLTSIKAVKGNFDFSTGEVYTFRYTNTWFEAYVVSSDLAGNFYKKLVLQDRPENPTAGIQILLDDNSLSSTFDFGRKLYIKLDGLSMAFSNGVLQLGLQNRGDVVAIPSSMIDDFVMRSDKISEIVPLSLRIADFSSDLNNLYIRLNNVQFDRTLVRENDLYSFASNIADQYDGARELESCETGETTILSTSTYADFRSLLLPSGSGSVEGVLTRDFYDEHFVIVLNSPEKIQFNGERCDPEFANCSDNPEMGSQVIFEENFDGVTSNTTLNSRHWTNVNSSGGEKKWTPTLSNGNRVLRITAYNTNESPLEAWLVSPELDLSGWNTATLSFDLLAGYDNGMFLKVFVTRNFSGDPRTTNWEPLDANIPLGPSGAYLSNFRKSMIDVSCLGDKIWIGFQYLGAAPDKTTTYDLDNFRLSGN; translated from the coding sequence ATGAAAAATTTCCTCGCTTTAAGCCTGTTGCTACTACTAAATTCCTGTGTGACGACTGATGATTATGATCTGCCTGACCTTACTATTATAGAACCCGAATTCACGGGAAACCTCACGAGTATTAAAGCTGTCAAAGGCAATTTTGATTTTTCTACCGGGGAAGTATATACTTTTCGATATACCAATACCTGGTTCGAAGCCTATGTGGTAAGCAGTGACCTGGCTGGAAATTTCTATAAAAAGCTGGTGCTCCAGGACCGGCCGGAAAACCCTACTGCAGGAATCCAGATATTACTTGATGATAATTCTCTGTCTTCGACCTTTGACTTCGGAAGAAAGCTGTATATCAAACTAGATGGATTGAGCATGGCCTTTAGTAATGGCGTTTTACAACTCGGCCTTCAGAATAGGGGAGATGTCGTGGCGATTCCTTCTTCCATGATCGATGATTTTGTGATGAGAAGTGACAAAATTTCGGAAATAGTTCCATTGAGCCTTCGAATAGCTGATTTCAGCAGCGACCTGAATAATCTTTATATACGGCTGAACAACGTACAGTTTGACCGCACACTGGTGCGAGAAAACGATCTATATTCTTTTGCTTCCAATATTGCCGATCAGTACGACGGGGCACGAGAGCTGGAAAGTTGTGAAACCGGCGAAACCACAATTTTGAGCACCAGTACTTATGCTGATTTTCGTTCATTACTACTCCCCTCTGGTTCAGGGAGTGTGGAAGGAGTTCTGACACGAGATTTTTATGATGAACATTTTGTGATCGTTTTGAATTCGCCTGAAAAAATACAATTCAATGGTGAACGATGCGATCCGGAATTTGCTAATTGCAGCGATAATCCCGAAATGGGATCGCAGGTGATTTTTGAGGAGAATTTTGACGGAGTGACTTCCAATACTACTCTCAATTCCCGGCACTGGACAAATGTGAATAGTAGCGGAGGTGAAAAGAAATGGACGCCAACACTTTCCAATGGAAATCGGGTTTTAAGAATCACCGCTTACAACACCAATGAAAGTCCGCTGGAAGCCTGGCTGGTTTCTCCCGAGCTGGATTTGTCTGGTTGGAACACCGCAACGCTTAGTTTTGACCTGTTGGCAGGGTACGATAATGGGATGTTCCTAAAGGTTTTCGTGACCAGGAATTTTTCGGGAGATCCTCGAACTACCAACTGGGAGCCACTAGATGCGAACATTCCTTTGGGGCCTTCCGGGGCTTACCTGTCTAATTTCAGAAAATCGATGATCGATGTTTCCTGTCTTGGAGACAAGATCTGGATCGGGTTTCAGTATCTCGGTGCCGCACCTGATAAGACCACGACCTACGACCTGGATAATTTCAGGCTTTCCGGAAATTAA
- the pdeM gene encoding ligase-associated DNA damage response endonuclease PdeM, producing MHLNIQVNGQNFILHASGAIYWPEQEILLIADVHLGKVSHFRKYGSAVPLPAISSNFAKLDQLLKTFDPEHIVFLGDLFHSSLNNEWKLFEKWVWETDQQIHLVAGNHDIISPLKYEAIGIRIHSEIIIDEFQFTHHPQEDGAYFNFCGHIHPGYKMYGAGRQSLKLRCFFMRKRKMILPAFGEFTGNYFLKPIDGEKVFAITGKEVILIA from the coding sequence ATGCATCTGAACATTCAGGTTAACGGGCAGAACTTTATTTTACACGCTTCAGGTGCGATCTACTGGCCGGAGCAGGAAATCCTGCTGATTGCTGATGTGCACCTGGGAAAAGTGAGCCACTTCCGGAAGTATGGCAGCGCCGTGCCGTTGCCTGCAATAAGTTCCAATTTTGCCAAATTAGACCAGCTGCTGAAGACCTTCGATCCCGAACATATTGTGTTTCTCGGTGATCTATTCCACAGTTCGCTGAACAATGAATGGAAATTGTTCGAAAAATGGGTGTGGGAAACCGATCAGCAAATTCATCTGGTTGCCGGGAATCATGACATCATTTCACCGCTGAAATATGAAGCTATCGGCATCAGAATTCATTCAGAAATCATCATCGATGAATTTCAGTTTACGCATCACCCGCAGGAAGACGGTGCGTACTTCAATTTTTGCGGTCACATCCATCCCGGTTATAAAATGTACGGTGCCGGCAGGCAGTCTTTAAAATTACGCTGTTTTTTTATGCGGAAAAGGAAAATGATCCTTCCGGCTTTCGGCGAATTTACCGGAAATTATTTTCTAAAACCCATCGACGGAGAAAAGGTTTTTGCGATTACGGGAAAAGAAGTAATTTTAATCGCCTAA
- a CDS encoding succinate dehydrogenase/fumarate reductase iron-sulfur subunit produces MKLKLKIWRQKNAQATGKFVDYDIDGVDGDMSFLEMMDVLNEQLVAKGEDTVEFDHDCREGICGSCSLQINGEPHGPNRLTATCQLHMRSFNDGDTIVIEPFRAKAFPVIKDLVVDRSAFDRIQQAWGYISVNTSGNTQDANSIPVEKEHADESFNAATCIGCGACVAACKNASAMLFTSAKVSQYALLPQGRVEATERVMAMVRQMDEEGFGNCSNTGACEVECPKGISLENIARMNREFMKASTKS; encoded by the coding sequence ATGAAGCTCAAACTTAAAATATGGCGCCAGAAAAATGCCCAGGCCACCGGGAAGTTCGTAGATTATGATATCGACGGCGTGGATGGGGATATGTCTTTCCTTGAAATGATGGACGTGCTCAACGAGCAGCTGGTAGCCAAGGGAGAAGATACAGTAGAGTTTGACCATGACTGCCGTGAGGGTATTTGTGGTTCCTGCTCGCTACAGATCAACGGCGAACCTCATGGTCCTAATAGATTAACCGCAACCTGCCAGCTTCACATGCGTTCTTTCAACGATGGCGATACCATCGTGATTGAACCATTCCGGGCAAAGGCTTTTCCGGTGATCAAGGATTTGGTGGTAGACCGTTCAGCTTTTGACAGGATTCAGCAGGCATGGGGATATATTTCCGTGAATACCTCTGGAAATACACAGGATGCGAACAGCATTCCGGTTGAAAAAGAACATGCCGATGAATCTTTCAACGCCGCGACCTGTATTGGTTGTGGAGCCTGTGTGGCTGCCTGTAAGAATGCCAGCGCCATGCTGTTCACTTCCGCAAAGGTTTCTCAATACGCTTTGTTACCTCAGGGTCGTGTGGAAGCTACGGAAAGGGTGATGGCCATGGTTCGCCAGATGGACGAAGAAGGCTTCGGAAACTGTAGTAACACGGGGGCCTGCGAAGTAGAATGTCCAAAAGGAATTTCCCTTGAAAACATTGCGCGCATGAACCGCGAATTCATGAAAGCCAGCACCAAGAGCTAA